CCTCATCTCAAGGCCAAAAATAAGATCCTTCAGCGTAAAGTTATCAAAAACCTCAACAACCGAATGATTGTGAGTCACTTAAGAAAATGTGAAAAATGTATATCTATATAAAAATGTACATAGCAAGACTGTGTGGAAAAATATTAACATGTTGCTATGTTCGGTTTTTAGTTGGGAAGTCTTGACTCCTGCagtcaggtggagagagaggtgagcctTGCCATTATTTTCCTAATTACACTATTAGCGTCATCATGATCATCATTATTGAACGTAATCATTTGAGGGAACGTGGAAAGTATGTTAAGGGTAATAGTTACTTTACTAGGCCTATTTTCAGTCCAAATCCAAGAGTAACTTCAAATGAGCATTTTATCCAGAAAATAAATTAAATTGTGAGAGCCAACTAACATTTTCTGTGTTCCTTTATTCCCTCAGAAAACAGTCTGCCAAGGATGTGATTCATATCCAAAGGACAGCCGGAAATGTGTACAACAGTTGGAATCTCTGCTTCAAAAGGTATCCGTTTTTTATAAATAAGTCAGACTTTTAACAACAATGTCATCTACACTTCAATGACAGCAAATGATTGTAGTGTGCAGTGTGCTAACTACCAAAATATGTTTTTCAGGCCATCAGTAGACTGGCGTGAGGAaaagattgggggggggggggacgtggGAAAAGACATGGGAATGTGTAGAAGACACTACTCTGTGTACACATCAGAGGCATGGCCATTACCGTCACCTTACTATTCTATTTATGTCATATTTATTTATGAAATGGTGTTATCCTACTCAAGCTAAAGAATgttaatttgtattttttattaccACAAGACAGCCTTTTTGTTGCCCTATAGTGCAAGAAGATGTCCATGCAGTTTATCATTTGTTTGTTCATATGTCTTTATTTATTCACATGAACATGTTTGTATGTTTGTATACTATTCACATTGTTAGTTGTGAATATGTCTCACCCATTACTCCATACTATGCATCTTATTAAATCAAAAATAAGTATCTCACAATGAGATTAAATCGATTGAAAAGGTGAAGAAATTATGAAATTGGAGAAAAAGTATTTGTTCATCATTTTTGATGATCCTatactgttgttttttgtattaaTCAAAAACATGTCATTTAATGTAAGAATATTAAATAACTGATATTGTATATGTGTTCTGATTATTTAAATTGCAATTACAAATCAAATTGAGGCCATTCATTCACAGCAACAGATAAGGGGGGGGGGTACTATTTTTAAAAGTATGTGGTGAATTTTCAAAACACTTTGTACAAAACGTTAAACTGACCACTCTTGTAACGCAGCCAGTCTTACATTCAAAACCTTTCATTTTGTTTGTAGATATCTTTCACCACACAACCCTTGATCAAAATATAAGTTTACTGTGAAATACATTGGTTTAaatcaccaaaacacaacataataataTCAATTTAACCGTTTTAACAACCAGTTACACCAATAGCACTaacctctgaagtgccttgcggtcggaggccgagcaattgccgtaccaggcagtgatgcaaccggtcaggatgctctcaatgttgcagctgtagaaccttttgaggatctcaggacccatgccaaatctttttagtttcctgagggggaataggctttgtccatgccctcttcacgactgtcttggtgtgtttggaccaatctagtttgttgttgatgtgaacaccaagtaacttgaagctctcaacctgctccactacagccccgttgatgaaaacgggggcgtgctcggtgctccttttcctgtagtccacaatctccTTCGttttggttacgttgagggataggttgttattctagcaccacccggccaggtctctgacctgctccctataggctgtctcgttgttgtcggtaatcaggcctaccactgttgtgtcgtctacaaacttaaagatggtgttggagtcgtgcctggccatgcagtcatgggtgaacagggagtacaggaggggactgagcacgcacccctggggagctccagtgttgaggatcagcatgacagatgtgttgctaactaccctcactacctgggggcggcctgtcaggaagtccaggatccagttgcagagggaggtgtttagtcccagggtccttagcttagtgatgagctttgggggcactatggtgttgaacactgagctgtagtcaataaatagcattctcacataggtgttccttttgtccaggtgggaaaggacagtgtggagtgcaaaagagattgcatcatctgtagatctgtttgggtggtatgcaaattggagtgggtctagggtttctgtgataatggtgttgatgtgagccattaccagcctttcaatagcatataatgacgaagcaaaaacattattataatgtttttttttgcaaatgtcaaaaataaataaaaataatgaaaTTACACATTTacgtattcaaaccctttactcagtactttttttaAGCCccattggcagcaattacagcctcgagtcttcctgggtatgacgctacaagcttagcacacctgtatttgtggagtttctcccattcttctctgcagatcctctcaagctctgccaggttggatggggagcgtcgctgtacagctattttcaggtctctccagagatgtttgatcagattcgatctggctgggccactcaaggacatttagagacttgtgccgaagccactcctgcattgtcttggctgtgtgcttagggtcattgtcctgttggaagggaaaccgttgccccagtctgaggtcctgagcactctggagcaggttttggGGAAAaaacagcatgacgctgccaccaaaATTATACACCGTAGAATttgtgccaggtttcttccaaaTGTGATGATTGACTTTCaagccaaagtgttcaatcttggtttcatcagaccagagaatcttgtttcttatggtctaagtcctttatgtgccttttggcaaaatccaagcgggctttcatgggccttttactgaggactggcttccgtcaggccactctaccataaaggcctgattggtggagtgctgctgagatggttgtcccttttggaaggttctccaatctcgacagaggaactctggagctctgtcagagtgaccattgggtcaaggcccttctacccagattgctcagtttggccggccggccagctctaggaagagtcttcgtggttccaaacctcctccatttaagaattattgtacccttctccagatctgtgcctcgacacaatcctgtctcgaaactctatggacaattccttcaacctcatggcttggtttttgctctgacatgcactgtcaactgtgggaccttgtatagacaggtgtgtgcctttccaaatcatatctaatcaattgaatttaccacaggtggactccaatcaagttgtagaaacagctcaagaatgatcaatggaaacaggatgcaccggagctcaatttattttcagtctcatagcaaagagggtCTGAACAGTTATTTACACAAGGTATCTGTTTtttcattttaatacatttgcaaaaaatgctAAATAACTTTTCGCTTTGTCATcatttgtattgtgtgtagattaaatcaaatcctcatcaatcaattttagaataagctgtaatgtaacaaaatgtgtaaaaagtgaaggggtcaatactttccaaatgcactgtatatcataCTATACGTTCCTACTTTGGAGACATAGGCCAACATTTTCATTATAGGGCTCGCAAAATCTGTAGTGGACAAACCAGTTTAAAATCTATAGGTTTACCAAATGGTTTAGTATTTATCAATTAAGACCAGACAGATTAAGTAATTAGTAACATTTATTTTAGAAATGAGAATAGAATCATATGGTCACGTCCTGATCTTAGTTccctttgtatgtttctattttaggttggtcagggtgtgcgttggggtgggcattcaatgtttttgttctatgtttggcctggtatggttcccaataagaggcagctgtcaatcattgtctccgattgagaaccatacttaggtagcctgttttcccactctggtttgtgggtggttgttttctgttgtgtgtctgcaccagccaaaACTGTTTCGGTCGTTCGcttttttgttctagtgttcagtttctTCATTAAATTGACcatgaacatgtaccacgctgcaccttggtcctcttcccCTTCTACCACCTACGAATATTGTTACACATATCAATATTAATGTGAGCATTGCATTTGGAAAGGCAATTACTTTATGTGAACATGTAATGCTATGTCAAACATGTATATCTCGATGAAACACTGATTAAGTTATGTGTTGTACttagtcaattgaaaatgtgcttaGAGTTTTGAAACGGCCTTTTTGATGATCTGATTTGAGTTTTGTATTAAGAGTTGCGAAAATGTACCACATACATGTGAaaattgacaacaaaaaaaatgaaattaaagTACAAAAAGGGGAATTTCACACCCTTGGGGAATCTGGGTTTGTATCCATCATGTTCGAGGAATTTCTAGGTCAGTGAGATGTGTTTCACACATAATCACCCAGGAGGAAGGCAGGTCTGGGTTTCACGCGCTGAGTGAAACATCGATAACAGCTTCCTGTGTATTAATGAGGCGGGGATGGGGGgagctctatgttatactgactGCACTATACATTTTCTTCTTGTAGATATTGTTGTCCTTTTTTGATAGAGCCATTGGACCTCTTTCAGCCATGTTCCTATTGGCAGATCCATTGCTAAATATACAAGCTGACACATTCTTCCAGTCTCTGAAAGATTACAACTAGTGTGGAGCGGTGCTTCGAGGCCTGGCTTGTCCCTCCCCAAGGCGGGCTTTTTTGAAAGGGTAGCGAACACTAACACAATCCTTTGGGCAGAACTGACCAGACAATTACAATTACAATCTTGTCTaaaaatcagcttcttgatatgccgcacctgtcaggtggatggattatcctgGCAAAtgacaaatgctcactaacagggatgtaaacaaatttgttcacaacattttagagaaataagctttttgtgcatatggaacatttctgagatctttcatttcagctcatgaaacatgggactaacactttacatgttgtgttcatatttttgttccgtATAGTTAGCACAGCCAGACAAACAGAACACCACACGGGCATGATAAACATTAgtgaaaaacaaatgttttcaAAAACATCTTGCGTAGAGAAATTCAGAGATTACTGCGTGTTGGTCAATCGAAGTAAACAATTCTGCAAGTTTGTGGGTATCTAGTGGGGCGGTATCTGCATTCGCTATGAATACTGGACTTTGTGGTTCACTATGAACAGCAGAATATACAGGAAGTCAAAACTTTtataggcagagttcctctgtccagtggctgtgttcttttgcccatcttaatcttttctttttattggccagtctgagatatggcttctTCTTTGcatctctgcctagaaggccagcatcccggagtcgcctcttcactgttgacgttgagactggtgggtactatttaatgaagctgccagttgaggacttgtaaggTGTCtggttctcaaactagacactctaatgtacttgtccacttgctcagttgtgcaccggggcctcccactccactttctattctggttagagaccgtttgcgctgttctgtaaagggagtagtacacagcattgtacgagatcttcagtttcttggcaatgtatcgcatggaatagccttcatttctcagaacaagaatagacggatgagtttcagaagaaaggtctttgtttctggccattttgagcctgtaattgaacccacaagtgctgatgttccagatactcaactagtctaaagaaggccagttttattgcttctttaatcagaacaacagttttcagctgtgctaacataattgcagaagggttttctaatgatcaattagccttttaaaattataaacttggattagctaacacaaagtgccattggaacacaggagtgatggttgctgataatgggcctctgtactcgtATGCAGATATTCCATTGAATAAATCAGCCGttaccagctacaatagtcattcacaacattaacaatgtctacactgtatttctgatcaatttgatgttattttaatggacaaaaacatttgcttttctttcaaaacaaggacatttctaagtgaccccaaacttttgaacggtggtgtatatttaaaaaacatgtatAGGCCGTTTAAGGACACTGACTGTGGATCATTTGGCCAATAACACTAGCTTATTGATGGCGCTGGCAGTGCATGGTAggtttctttcgctctctctttctacacTTTGATCGGAACGGGTCTTTCACATCCGAACTGGCAAGTCTTTTTCTACGGGCCTTTTCAGAATGGGTCTGACTGTTCTCGATTCCATTCAGAATAGGTCTGTCTTTTACAAATTGGGTAGGGTAGCAAAGCCACAGATCCATTTTGGGACAGATCCTTTTTGGACCTATGAAGAACTTTAGTTGTGGGTGTTGTTCAGCAGGGTTCACCTCTCTAACAGGACGAGACCCAAAAGGCAAGGGCCATATGAGCTCGTTCTGTAAtttaggatttaaaaaaaaaacacgaaTAGAAGAAAAATAAAATGCCCCTATAAATTTGACAGAATAATGCACTGTGTGCAGAGATTTTTTGATGAGTGGAATCTTTAACACCAGTGACATCTGAGGGGTATAGCTGCTCCTCATTTAGCCTGTACACCGTAAACCCATTGACTGTGTCAAATGTTTTACGTGCTACTAAGGCTTCCAATGTATGCATATAAAGTAAACATGAACTTCACCTCATGCAACACGGGTAACCAATATTTGCCTGTCAGTTCTCACACTAACAGGTGCAGCATGTTTTTGAGCTACCTTGCCAACACAGGAATTCCCagccttgggggggggggtttcaagAGAGCCAAAACATTGTCAACCTCTCTCTATCAAGTGTGCTCCATGTCTGCTAGCACAAACACTTGAAACAATGTTGGGTTTACTACTGTAATCACACTAGGGGTCAATAGAAGGGGATATTTAGTGTTAACTGAGGGTCCTGTTGTGAGCAGAAGTAAGTCAACTTGCACAAGCATCATCTCTGGCCTCGTTTCCCTGTCTCATAACAGTACACCTGAAAGAACAAATAGTTTCCTTTTGCAGCAATGAAAAACATTCTCGACTCAACCACAGAAGTATGTCTAACATGCCACAACATTTTGGAAGGCTGACAAGCAGGTGTCAGTGGTTTTGGTAAACCCCTAGTGGTCTCTCCAGTGGGACAGGTTGTGGTGGTTGGAGATGGTGGGTTTTTCCTCGTTGGTTAGTGCAGAATTCCCATTGTAGTCAGATATCGCTACACACATCACAATGTGAAAGATACAACTTTTTTAAAACTCAAACTGACATTTTGCAAAAGCTGTGGTTTTGAACCTTCTTTAAAGAGGCAGTGCAGTCAAAATGGGATTTTACTGGGTTATCAAATGTTATTTGACACATGCGCTACATTTAACGgatgtagactttaccatgaaatgcttgcttacgagcccttcccaacaattcAGAGTTCAATTATTATAAAAAATattaacacaaggaataaaatacacaagaatggagctatatacaggggaaccAGATCACGGTGCAGGTttacaaggtatttgaggtagatacagtcccttcagaaagtattcctaccccttgacagcagcctgaattcaaaatatattaaataaaaacattcacctttctacacataataccccataataacaaagtgaaaacatgttttatacatttttgcaaatgtattgaaaatgtcatagaaaaatatctaatttacataggtattcacacccctgagtgaaCACATGTTAGGAagtaattacagctgtgagtctttctaggtaagtctaagagctttgcacactgggattgtacaatatttcacACATAATTTGTtctaattcttcaagctctttcAAGTGGCTgttgatcatggctagacagccattttcaagtcttgccagtTTTTACTTTAATCggccaggaacattcaatgtcatcttggtaagcaaccccagtgtattttttatttatttattttttaacctttatttaactaggcaagtcagttaacccagAAAGTCAatgaggaacagtgggtcaactgccttgtttaggggcagaatgacagatttttaccttgtcagctcggggattcaaccttgcaaccttttggttactagtccaacactctaaccaataggcgaTCTGCTGCCCcctgtatatttggccttgttttttaggttattgtactgctgaaaggtgaatgtctcccagtgtctgttggaaagcagactgaaccaggttttcctctcagATTTTGACTGTGCTTAGTCTTcttagtccttgccaatgaccaGCATACCCataacctgatgcagccaccactatgctggaaaatatgaagagtggtactcagtgatgtgttttgttggatttgccccaaacataaccaCTTGTATTCAAGACATTTATttgttatttgtttttattttagtGGCTTATTTAGGTCATTTAGGTTACTATTGTGGCGTAACAACAATGTTTCTGATCCATCTTCAGTTATCACCTACCACAAACATTAAACTCTGTTTCAAAATCAGaattggcctcattgtgaaatccctgagcggtaaCCTTCCTCTCCGGCAATGGAGTTAAGAAGAACACCTGCATCTTTTTAGTgacagggtgtattgatacaccatccaaaatgtaattaataacttcaccatgctcaaagggatatttaatgttagatgggtaaaaaaaagaagctaacaataggtgcccttctttgtgaggcattggataacctccctggtctttaaaatcaaatcaaatcttatttgtcacatgcgccaaataaaaCATGTGTAGATCTTACCGTGAACTgtttacttacaagaccttaaatctgttcttaaaactgcattgttggtttagaAAATgtactaaaataaataaataagtaacaacaaaataacaataatgaggctatatacagggggcacaggttagttgaggtaatttgtacacataggtaggggtatagtgactttgtggttgaatatgtgtttgaaattcactgctcgaattAGGGATCTTACAAATAATTGTGTTGGGTCGAGAGATGTGGTAGTCATTCAAaattcatgttaaacactattattgcacacacatgcaacttatgtgacttgttaagcacatttttactcctgaatttgtTTCAACTTGCCataagggttgaatacttattgactcaagacatttcagcttttcattttttattaatttgtagaaACGTAATTCTACTTCGACAtaatggggtattgagtgtaggcAACTGACACAAGATCTCAATTTAAGCCATTTTAAATTAATTCAGGCTgtgacaacaaaatgtggaaaaagtcaagcggtgtgaatactttctcaaggcaaAAGTTATTATAATgcacttttagtgtaagagctatttgaaaagaccacctgaaagtTCAGTTTGGCTTGGTGGGATTTGGACCTATAAGTTAATATACCAATAACAAAGACAATTTTCCCTCCTCTCTGAAAATAACAGTTCATTTTCAGGTTACACATCCCTCGCAGGGTTCTCCCCAGAATTGATCAAGGTATACCCCATGGATGGTGGTCACAAGCCGAATAGCTATGTCACAATGGGACGTTGAACTATCGCATCTTTGGACTATGATTTATGCTTCAAGTGGCACCGGGGGGGCAGCCTGGAGATTTTTGCTTTTTTGAACACCCATAACTGACATGTAGTGCAAATCTAGAGGATTAAATTACAACAAATAACAGCGGCGCAGCCAGTCCACAAGGTGGTGCATTGTCCCTCTTACATTATTTGGTGAGAACCCTGCCTCCAATTAGGACCCTCTCTCAGACCACTCCCAAGCAGTACAAGCAAAATTATTGCTGGAGAAATGCCATTTGGCTAAGAAGATATGTTAATGTTTGACTATTTtaatttgtggtccttctgtagctcagttggtagagcatggcgcttgtaacgccagggtagtgggttcgatccccaggaccacccatacgtagaatgtatgcacacatgactgtaagtcgctttggataaaagcatctgctaaatggcatatatattattattaatacaatcacagtaaggtgcctaattgttacccagaaatgatttaatATTCATATAACATGGCTGAATTGGATCTTTAATTTGCAAGGCTAGAAAGAATGAGTTAGTCCCTTCGGGTTGTCTAAATCCTTACTACCCATACCAAGGCGTGAAGTTAAGGTTTTCGCAAAGGTCAAGGCTTTGATTGTAGGTCTTGCCAGAGATGTGTTCAAGGCTTTCCTTTGCGGCGAACGTGTCCTCTAGTAACAATTTCAGGATGATTTGAATGAACATTTCAAACTGTTATGGTGAAAGGTCAAATTGCACATTTTTGTGGGGATTAATAGAAAGTCTACATGGCCACAATTATTTGTTGCGGCAAATTCGAACCAAAACAGACACTTATGTTCGACGCACAGATTTTTAGCTAACGTTCGTAAACTATTCCCCTTGTTGAAAGGGTCTCAGTTCTTTGGAAAAcagacggtagctctccaggaacagggttagagagccctggccTACAGCCACATCGCTTCAAGTTTCTCCATTGAAATTTAATTAATTCTAAGCATTTTGTTACTGTAACGTTCGTCAtcctcgtctgaggaggagtaggagagatcggactcctaatgtgcagcgtggtacgtgtccatgttcATTTATTCaacagaacactaaacaaaataacaacggaGAATGAAACTAAACAGTTCTGAAAGGTGacatacactaaacagaaaacattcatccaaaaggctacctaagtatgattctcagtcagacaacgaacgacacctgcctctgattgagaaccataccaggccatacacataaacacaacctagaaaaactaacatagactgcccaccccaactcacgccctgaccatactaaaacaaaataaaggaactaaggtcagaacgtgacagttacCCTCCTTTGCTTCAAGTCATGGCTCAAAGGGTTAAATCTCACAACTTTCTAATGCCTTAAAATGTGCTAACGCTTTCAAAGAGGGACAGGACAGCTGACCTACACACCAAG
This DNA window, taken from Oncorhynchus gorbuscha isolate QuinsamMale2020 ecotype Even-year linkage group LG13, OgorEven_v1.0, whole genome shotgun sequence, encodes the following:
- the il21 gene encoding interleukin-21 isoform X2; this translates as MKLLVCCLLAITCVLVDADKGERILKLTEVIKELKALNQSVTHNSVMSNASSMDTEECCSQSALECFRAMVPHLKAKNKILQRKVIKNLNNRMILGSLDSCSQVEREKTVCQGCDSYPKDSRKCVQQLESLLQKAISRLA